In a genomic window of Virgibacillus sp. SK37:
- a CDS encoding trehalase family glycosidase — MKKRNFIVGLCIIAMSIIFMGCQNKENSTSNDSHVDSEADTGNDPSIARKRVDQFANLLDLSANPTNEAHGVYETNKFNHFSDLGAWHGYYQPAKDNKKLLGGFAGPLIVGEEYPVNLSDSINRIQITNKKTNEQYDLSKSNYIDLSSYPGRLEQKYELSDFTLNLSLIFVSNRSALIRTDIENTSEEPLELNISWKGSVFDEVIDGDKTIDIGTSVQKDENAIQVNFSEVREQWNYFATDEVKYYISHDQKVSTDINGLTYTSTLENPVSIKPGEKFETYTTESYTFTENEFSEEKKKLSNYMNEQEDYFKENNQRWQGYLDKTFTGDKVKDFPEYQNAAVKSIETLMTNWQSPAGAIKHDGIVPSMSYKWFMGMWSWDSWKADVALAEFNPELAKNNMRALFDYRIKANDDVRPQDEGAIIDAIFYNQDQSRGGEGGNWNERNSKPPLAAWAVWNIYEATGDKEWLEEMYPKLMDYHNWWYTNRDHNNNGVAEYGSMVSETNWKTNEDGEIIKDENGKPVLNDEAVIEAAAWESGMDNATRFDKEGSGKEDVGVKVFENKQDGEVVGYSINQESVDLNSYLYAEKGFLKLMAAKLGIDKDEKTLTEDAEKLKKYIQENMYDEETGFFYDLQMNEDGSESKLLVNRGKGTEGWLPLWANLATDKQAETVKDNMMDEDKFNTYMPFPTASKDNEKFSPDAYWRGPVWLDQALFGIEALQNYGFDKEAMEQTKKLFNHAEGLMGNAPIHENYNPLNGKGISTKNFSWSAATYYLLYKNSILSNDPTTQDAFK, encoded by the coding sequence ATGAAAAAAAGAAACTTTATCGTAGGTCTATGTATCATAGCTATGTCCATTATATTTATGGGATGCCAGAATAAAGAAAATAGTACAAGCAATGATTCGCACGTTGATTCAGAAGCTGATACCGGTAACGACCCCAGCATAGCTCGAAAAAGAGTTGATCAGTTTGCGAACTTATTGGATTTATCAGCGAACCCAACTAATGAAGCTCATGGGGTATATGAAACAAATAAGTTTAATCATTTTTCCGATCTTGGTGCTTGGCATGGATACTATCAGCCTGCGAAAGATAATAAAAAATTATTAGGCGGTTTTGCTGGTCCATTAATTGTTGGGGAAGAATACCCGGTTAACCTTTCTGATTCTATTAATCGTATTCAAATTACAAATAAAAAAACGAATGAACAGTATGATTTGAGTAAAAGTAACTATATTGATTTGTCTTCCTATCCTGGTAGATTAGAACAAAAATATGAGTTAAGTGATTTCACCTTAAACTTATCCTTAATTTTTGTTAGTAATCGTTCTGCATTGATACGTACAGATATTGAAAACACTAGTGAAGAACCTTTGGAATTAAATATTTCTTGGAAAGGATCCGTTTTCGATGAGGTTATAGATGGGGATAAAACAATCGACATTGGGACAAGCGTTCAAAAAGATGAAAACGCTATACAAGTCAATTTTAGTGAAGTTCGGGAACAGTGGAATTATTTCGCTACAGATGAAGTGAAGTATTATATTTCTCATGATCAAAAGGTCAGTACCGATATAAACGGATTAACTTATACGTCTACGTTAGAAAATCCGGTAAGTATAAAGCCGGGTGAAAAGTTTGAAACCTACACGACGGAATCGTATACGTTTACAGAAAATGAGTTTTCTGAAGAAAAGAAGAAATTATCTAATTATATGAATGAACAAGAAGATTACTTTAAAGAAAATAATCAAAGGTGGCAAGGTTATCTGGATAAAACCTTTACTGGAGACAAAGTAAAAGATTTCCCGGAATATCAAAATGCAGCAGTGAAATCAATTGAAACCTTAATGACTAATTGGCAGAGCCCTGCTGGAGCTATTAAACATGATGGGATAGTTCCTTCGATGTCTTATAAATGGTTTATGGGTATGTGGAGCTGGGACTCATGGAAAGCGGATGTTGCTTTAGCAGAATTTAACCCTGAACTGGCAAAGAACAATATGCGGGCATTGTTCGACTACCGGATTAAGGCTAATGATGATGTTCGGCCACAGGATGAAGGTGCGATTATTGATGCTATCTTCTATAATCAAGATCAATCACGCGGCGGAGAAGGAGGAAACTGGAACGAACGGAATTCCAAGCCACCATTGGCAGCCTGGGCAGTTTGGAATATTTATGAAGCAACAGGTGATAAAGAGTGGTTAGAAGAAATGTATCCTAAATTAATGGATTACCACAATTGGTGGTATACAAACCGTGATCATAACAATAATGGTGTTGCTGAATATGGAAGTATGGTAAGCGAGACCAATTGGAAAACGAATGAAGACGGGGAAATTATAAAAGATGAAAATGGAAAACCTGTACTTAATGACGAGGCTGTAATTGAAGCTGCTGCATGGGAAAGTGGCATGGACAATGCTACTCGCTTTGACAAAGAAGGTAGCGGTAAAGAGGATGTGGGCGTAAAAGTCTTTGAAAACAAACAAGATGGCGAAGTAGTCGGCTATTCAATTAACCAGGAATCTGTTGATTTAAATTCGTACCTATATGCTGAAAAAGGTTTCTTGAAACTAATGGCAGCTAAACTGGGTATAGACAAAGATGAGAAAACATTAACGGAAGATGCAGAGAAATTAAAGAAGTACATCCAAGAAAACATGTACGATGAAGAAACAGGATTCTTTTATGACCTGCAAATGAATGAGGATGGATCTGAATCAAAGTTATTAGTTAACAGGGGGAAGGGAACTGAAGGATGGCTTCCGCTTTGGGCAAACCTAGCTACAGATAAGCAAGCAGAAACGGTCAAAGACAATATGATGGATGAAGATAAATTCAATACGTATATGCCTTTTCCAACGGCATCAAAAGATAATGAGAAATTTAGCCCGGATGCATATTGGCGCGGTCCAGTCTGGTTAGACCAAGCTTTATTTGGAATAGAAGCATTACAAAATTATGGATTTGATAAGGAAGCAATGGAGCAAACTAAGAAATTATTTAATCATGCAGAAGGATTAATGGGTAATGCCCCAATACATGAAAATTACAATCCGTTAAATGGTAAAGGAATTAGTACGAAAAACTTCAGCTGGTCAGCAGCAACCTATTATTTGTTGTATAAGAATAGTATTTTAAGTAATGATCCAACTACTCAGGATGCTTTCAAATAA
- a CDS encoding GIY-YIG nuclease family protein, whose protein sequence is MGKYRDKWWYSSPVILIIAAFSFYTIPAIIAIILLIVQVKKRRNFYKALSEDELHNLPIREKEDKLESLQLEIQKLEDQMEKNKKVLADQDSFIAELRNEFESKTAVERENILKEAEQEAERIVKEANESLAEVVAKTTEYQSNMENLEEEHTQLEKEVNRYKNQARKFKADVVGLKNFNDRFPHTINFDNVDHQLEKLNKELDEETLLGTIIRLHLHSDHSKELRKLSNATKKEIKNVLNKYEGRYTTKGNKTIYNLMVIGLQAEVQILLLQLKYNKLDESEQSVKDIITKYLAICANGNKSILPTITKFLTEMEPLYLELIQIEYKYYVYREQEKEEQRMIKEQMRQEAEERKKLAEEKKKLDKEEQKFTVEMERNKRLLEEEKDEDKIQQLHERLKELELQVKEIDVKKEEIASLTLGKAGYVYIISNLGSFGETMFKIGMTRRMEPQDRVDELGSASVPFKFDVHALIFSDDAVGLENKLHKMLSEQRVNKVNYRKEFFKTDVDTLKEMVEEIDPTVEFVTTMLAEEYNQTKAMEESALVS, encoded by the coding sequence ATGGGAAAGTATCGAGATAAATGGTGGTATTCTAGTCCAGTAATATTAATTATAGCGGCCTTTAGTTTCTATACAATACCAGCCATTATAGCCATTATTTTATTGATTGTACAAGTGAAGAAACGTAGGAATTTTTACAAAGCTCTTAGTGAAGATGAACTACATAACTTACCGATAAGGGAAAAAGAAGATAAGCTTGAGTCCCTCCAACTAGAAATTCAAAAATTGGAAGATCAAATGGAAAAAAATAAGAAAGTACTTGCTGACCAGGATAGTTTTATTGCTGAATTACGGAATGAGTTTGAATCTAAAACAGCAGTAGAACGTGAAAATATCTTGAAAGAAGCTGAGCAGGAAGCAGAAAGAATTGTGAAGGAAGCAAATGAGAGTTTAGCAGAAGTTGTGGCAAAAACCACGGAATATCAGTCTAATATGGAAAATCTAGAGGAAGAACATACACAGCTAGAAAAAGAGGTAAACAGGTACAAAAACCAAGCTAGAAAATTCAAAGCTGATGTTGTAGGGCTTAAAAACTTCAATGACAGATTCCCGCATACCATAAATTTTGATAATGTGGATCATCAACTAGAGAAATTAAATAAAGAACTTGATGAAGAGACATTGCTTGGAACTATTATAAGACTGCATTTACATTCAGATCATTCCAAAGAATTAAGAAAATTATCTAATGCTACTAAAAAAGAAATAAAAAATGTTTTAAACAAGTATGAAGGTAGGTATACAACAAAAGGCAATAAAACAATTTATAATCTTATGGTTATCGGTTTACAGGCCGAAGTACAGATTTTATTATTGCAATTAAAATACAATAAGCTTGATGAATCCGAACAATCCGTGAAAGATATTATAACTAAGTATTTAGCTATTTGTGCAAATGGCAACAAATCCATACTGCCAACAATCACAAAATTTTTAACAGAGATGGAGCCCTTATATTTGGAACTTATTCAGATCGAGTATAAATACTATGTTTACCGTGAACAGGAAAAAGAAGAACAAAGAATGATAAAAGAACAAATGAGACAGGAAGCAGAGGAAAGAAAAAAACTCGCTGAAGAAAAGAAAAAACTAGATAAAGAAGAGCAAAAGTTTACTGTTGAGATGGAAAGAAATAAAAGATTATTGGAAGAAGAGAAAGATGAAGATAAAATTCAGCAATTACATGAAAGGTTAAAGGAACTTGAATTGCAGGTGAAAGAAATAGATGTCAAAAAAGAAGAAATTGCAAGTCTTACTCTCGGAAAAGCTGGGTATGTCTACATCATTTCTAATTTAGGTTCGTTTGGAGAAACAATGTTTAAAATCGGAATGACCAGAAGAATGGAGCCACAAGATAGGGTTGATGAATTAGGAAGTGCATCTGTTCCATTTAAATTTGATGTGCATGCTTTGATTTTTAGTGATGATGCAGTGGGACTGGAAAACAAGCTTCATAAAATGCTAAGTGAACAAAGGGTTAATAAAGTTAATTACAGAAAAGAGTTCTTCAAAACAGATGTTGACACGCTAAAAGAAATGGTGGAAGAAATCGACCCAACCGTTGAATTTGTAACTACCATGTTGGCTGAAGAATACAATCAGACAAAGGCAATGGAAGAATCTGCATTGGTGTCTTGA
- a CDS encoding putative holin-like toxin: MDITDTLTLMISFGVLIVLIMSENKK, from the coding sequence ATGGATATAACAGATACGTTAACGCTTATGATTTCTTTTGGCGTTTTGATTGTATTAATCATGTCCGAGAATAAAAAATAA
- a CDS encoding putative holin-like toxin, which translates to MDITDTLTLMISFGMLIAFIMSENKK; encoded by the coding sequence ATGGATATAACAGATACGTTAACGCTTATGATTTCATTCGGCATGTTAATTGCTTTCATCATGTCCGAGAATAAAAAATAA
- a CDS encoding short-chain fatty acid transporter — MRAVSSFFERMVQRFLPDAYLFAVIITFIVFILGILFTDSSAFQMVEYWGNGFWDLLAFGMQMSLIVVTGYILASTKIVKGVLTKISKLANTPGQAILLVTFVASIACLINYGFGLVVGALFAIHIAKRVPTVDYRVLMASAYSGFLLWHGGLSASIPLLIATPDHFLQDTMGVIPVSETLFSSFNLFIVFVLLFTLPLLNRYLMKTRDQLHQPEVNLGQEEEKEDDDAISANAEMTPAEKLENSRILSILIGAFGLLFVVFFFRENGFDLNINIVNFTMLFLGIIFHETPRRFLNSVADAVKNVGGIIIQFPFYAGIMGMMVASGLSQQMSLWFVSISSDFTFPLFTFLSAGLVNFFVPSGGGQWAVQGPIMIPAALELGVDTAKTAMAVAWGDAWTNMIQPFWALPLLAIAGLKVRDIMGFCVMILIYSFIPISIGLLFF, encoded by the coding sequence TTGAGAGCAGTTAGTTCTTTTTTTGAACGAATGGTGCAGCGTTTCTTACCTGATGCCTATTTGTTCGCTGTTATTATTACGTTTATCGTATTTATTCTGGGAATATTATTTACAGACAGCTCAGCCTTTCAAATGGTTGAGTATTGGGGAAATGGATTCTGGGATCTGTTGGCGTTCGGGATGCAGATGTCACTTATTGTAGTTACTGGATACATACTTGCCAGCACAAAAATTGTTAAAGGAGTGCTTACAAAGATTAGCAAACTGGCAAATACTCCTGGTCAGGCTATTTTGCTAGTTACCTTTGTTGCTTCGATAGCCTGTCTGATTAATTATGGATTTGGACTTGTTGTAGGAGCTCTTTTTGCTATTCATATTGCCAAACGGGTACCAACAGTGGATTACCGTGTACTCATGGCGAGTGCATATAGTGGGTTTCTTCTATGGCATGGCGGTCTGTCTGCATCGATACCGTTACTCATTGCAACACCGGATCATTTTCTGCAGGACACCATGGGAGTCATTCCTGTATCGGAAACGTTATTCAGCAGTTTTAACTTATTTATTGTCTTTGTTCTATTATTTACATTACCTTTATTAAATCGATACTTGATGAAAACAAGAGATCAGTTGCATCAGCCTGAGGTAAATCTTGGGCAAGAGGAAGAAAAGGAAGATGATGATGCTATTTCAGCAAATGCGGAGATGACTCCTGCGGAAAAATTAGAGAATAGTAGAATCCTTTCCATTTTGATCGGTGCATTTGGCCTGCTATTTGTCGTCTTCTTTTTTAGGGAGAATGGGTTTGATTTAAATATTAATATCGTTAACTTTACGATGCTGTTTCTCGGGATTATTTTTCATGAGACACCGAGACGTTTCCTTAACAGTGTGGCAGATGCTGTTAAGAATGTTGGCGGAATTATTATTCAGTTCCCATTTTATGCAGGGATCATGGGGATGATGGTTGCATCCGGGCTTTCCCAACAAATGTCGCTATGGTTTGTCAGTATATCCAGTGATTTCACCTTCCCATTGTTCACTTTTTTAAGTGCTGGGCTTGTCAATTTCTTTGTACCATCTGGTGGAGGTCAATGGGCAGTACAGGGACCAATCATGATTCCAGCAGCACTCGAGCTTGGTGTGGATACAGCCAAAACAGCAATGGCTGTTGCTTGGGGCGATGCGTGGACGAACATGATTCAGCCGTTCTGGGCATTGCCGCTGCTTGCCATTGCAGGTTTGAAGGTCAGGGACATCATGGGTTTCTGTGTCATGATTCTCATTTACAGCTTCATACCGATTTCCATTGGACTATTGTTCTTTTAA
- a CDS encoding DUF2075 domain-containing protein, producing MLVYEATKAEFLEDVFHDELTNNIINNFQSKVGSVNKAEVRSWDNSMQYMYRVLMDPDIPKNSGVAIEYRIPYSSKRVDFLITGKSKEQETVVVVELKQWDKVEKIDGKEAIVKTAFRHGLVETTHSSYQAWSYASLIKDYNATVQQDNIDLYPCAYLHNYIVNTPTDPLTDTVYQYYIDQAPVFTKGDAKKLRDFIKTYIKHGDNKETLYKIEKGKIRPSKSLQDSLSSMLKGNDEFIMIDEQKVVYEEALRLADEAQRTNTKQVLVVEGGPGTGKSVLAINLLVELTKKSLVAQYVTKNSAPRNIYATKLKQDFKKTHIDNLFKGSGSYVDAPTDEFDVLIVDEAHRLNEKSGMFQNLGENQVKELINAAKLTIFFIDEHQRVTLKDIGSIDLIEKFTEEHSGAIHKLELLSQFRCNGSDGYLAWIDDVLQIRETANAESIGKDYDFRVFDDPNELLSEIRQLNEDKNKARMLAGYCWEWPKETRTKTDIQDIVIPDKNFGISWNLDNTQTWAIDDQSVNEAGCIHTSQGLEFDYAGVIIGDDLIYRDGKVQTDYTKRAKSDRSLFGIKKMMKENPEEAAKTADDIIRNTYRTLLTRGQKGCYVYCTDEELADYLRSRMERVVEYEAGEFFGGNVRVAEEGGKYKG from the coding sequence ATGTTAGTTTACGAAGCTACCAAGGCAGAGTTTCTGGAAGATGTTTTTCATGACGAATTAACAAATAACATTATTAATAACTTCCAATCAAAAGTTGGATCCGTGAACAAGGCAGAGGTCCGTTCCTGGGATAACTCCATGCAGTATATGTATCGTGTGCTCATGGATCCGGATATACCTAAGAACTCTGGAGTAGCGATTGAATATCGAATACCTTATTCCTCCAAGCGTGTGGACTTTCTGATCACTGGAAAAAGTAAGGAGCAGGAGACCGTTGTAGTAGTTGAACTTAAACAATGGGATAAAGTAGAGAAGATAGATGGAAAAGAAGCGATTGTAAAAACTGCATTCCGTCACGGGTTGGTGGAAACCACGCATTCCTCATACCAGGCATGGTCCTATGCTTCCTTGATTAAAGACTACAACGCAACGGTACAGCAGGATAATATTGATCTTTATCCCTGCGCTTATTTACATAACTACATTGTAAACACACCCACAGATCCGTTAACAGATACTGTTTATCAATACTACATAGACCAAGCGCCTGTATTCACAAAGGGCGATGCTAAAAAATTGCGTGATTTTATCAAGACATATATTAAGCATGGAGATAATAAAGAAACACTCTATAAGATTGAAAAAGGTAAAATTCGACCATCCAAGTCGTTGCAAGATTCACTGAGTTCCATGTTAAAAGGCAATGATGAGTTTATAATGATTGACGAGCAAAAAGTAGTTTACGAAGAAGCACTAAGGCTGGCAGATGAAGCGCAACGAACGAACACGAAGCAGGTGCTTGTGGTGGAAGGCGGCCCAGGAACAGGAAAGTCGGTTCTGGCTATTAATTTATTAGTAGAGTTGACCAAGAAGAGTTTAGTTGCACAATATGTAACCAAAAATTCTGCACCACGTAATATTTATGCGACTAAGTTAAAACAGGATTTCAAAAAGACTCATATCGATAATCTATTTAAAGGTTCAGGAAGCTATGTGGACGCACCAACAGATGAGTTTGATGTGCTGATTGTTGATGAAGCCCATCGATTAAATGAAAAATCAGGAATGTTTCAGAACTTGGGAGAAAACCAGGTAAAAGAATTAATTAATGCTGCTAAACTAACAATCTTCTTTATTGATGAACACCAGCGAGTAACACTAAAAGATATAGGTAGTATTGACCTCATTGAGAAATTTACCGAAGAACACAGTGGGGCAATTCACAAGTTAGAACTTCTTTCTCAATTCAGATGCAATGGTTCTGACGGTTATCTGGCATGGATTGATGATGTATTACAAATCAGGGAAACAGCTAATGCAGAATCAATTGGAAAAGACTATGATTTCCGCGTGTTTGATGACCCAAACGAACTGTTAAGCGAGATCCGGCAGCTTAATGAGGACAAAAATAAAGCACGAATGCTGGCAGGATACTGTTGGGAGTGGCCGAAAGAAACCCGTACAAAAACAGATATCCAGGATATCGTGATTCCAGATAAGAACTTCGGTATCAGTTGGAATTTGGATAATACACAGACTTGGGCCATTGACGATCAATCTGTGAACGAAGCAGGCTGTATTCACACCTCCCAAGGGCTCGAATTTGATTATGCGGGAGTCATCATAGGTGATGATCTAATATATCGTGATGGCAAGGTCCAAACAGACTATACCAAACGAGCCAAGTCAGACCGCTCACTTTTTGGGATTAAGAAGATGATGAAAGAAAATCCCGAAGAAGCAGCAAAGACAGCCGATGATATTATACGCAATACATATCGGACACTTCTGACACGTGGGCAGAAAGGCTGTTATGTTTATTGTACAGATGAGGAACTGGCGGATTACTTGAGGAGTAGGATGGAGAGAGTTGTGGAGTATGAAGCTGGGGAGTTTTTTGGTGGGAATGTGAGGGTTGCTGAGGAAGGAGGGAAGTATAAAGGCTAA
- a CDS encoding DUF262 domain-containing protein produces the protein MSNYNVNNTTVNILLGWIEEDIIAIPEIQRPFVWKPSKVRDLLDSLYKDYPVGYIITWQNPDARLKDGTISQGKRILIDGQQRITALMAAISGKEVVNDNYQKKRIKLSFNPITEKFEVLNPAIQKDKRWIPDISMVFHPQFDTFEFIDNYCQANHEITRNELNRIIQKLIQVKQSSIGVIELAHTLDIETVTEIFIRINSAGVNLSQADFAMSKISVNDEFDGPLIRKTIDYFSHMKKSPSIYDNIKNNDTDFASSESFSKIKWVKDYHTSIYEPSYSDVLRVAFTFKFLRGPISNLVSLLSGRDFESREYKLEITENSFRELKDGVFKFVDETNFKRFIMILKSAGVIHKKLVRSQNSINFAYALFLLLRERGVNGSQINIIVRKWYVASILTERYSSSPESTFDFDIKRFASHDDPMDYVNSVEAGELSEAYWDNILIANLDTSVTSSPYFNLFMMAQIYQKDVAFLSKSITVQQLIEERGDVHHVFPKKYLQKNGYNNRRQYNQIANYVYTEQVVNLAIKDQSPGVYMAKIKQQVEDHRLQIGEIRDKTELKKNMEENCIPESIYEMEDLDYPQFLFERRRMMAEKIKHYFQSL, from the coding sequence TTGTCTAACTATAATGTAAATAATACAACTGTAAATATCTTGTTGGGATGGATCGAAGAAGACATTATTGCTATTCCCGAAATCCAACGTCCATTTGTTTGGAAGCCTTCTAAAGTAAGGGATTTACTAGACTCTTTATATAAAGATTATCCTGTAGGATACATCATTACATGGCAAAACCCGGATGCGCGATTGAAAGATGGAACAATATCACAAGGGAAAAGAATACTAATTGATGGTCAACAAAGAATTACTGCACTAATGGCAGCCATCTCTGGAAAAGAAGTAGTGAATGATAATTATCAAAAAAAACGTATAAAACTCTCATTTAATCCTATCACTGAGAAATTTGAAGTACTAAACCCAGCAATTCAAAAAGATAAAAGGTGGATACCAGATATTTCAATGGTCTTTCATCCACAATTCGATACCTTTGAATTTATTGATAATTACTGTCAAGCTAATCACGAGATCACGAGAAATGAGTTAAACAGGATTATCCAAAAATTAATTCAAGTTAAACAAAGCTCTATTGGTGTTATAGAATTAGCGCACACCTTAGATATTGAAACAGTAACTGAAATATTTATTCGGATAAATTCTGCAGGAGTCAATTTAAGTCAGGCAGATTTTGCTATGTCAAAAATCTCAGTCAACGATGAATTCGATGGTCCGTTAATTCGAAAAACAATCGATTATTTTTCTCATATGAAGAAGAGCCCTTCTATTTACGATAACATAAAGAATAATGATACAGATTTTGCTAGCAGTGAAAGTTTTTCAAAAATTAAATGGGTTAAAGACTATCACACTAGTATATATGAACCAAGTTATTCAGATGTATTACGAGTAGCCTTTACATTTAAATTTTTACGTGGTCCAATTTCGAACTTGGTTAGTTTGCTCTCTGGACGAGATTTTGAATCAAGAGAATATAAATTGGAGATCACTGAAAACTCTTTTAGAGAACTAAAAGACGGCGTATTTAAATTTGTGGATGAAACGAATTTTAAAAGGTTTATTATGATTTTGAAATCAGCTGGAGTTATTCATAAAAAATTAGTCCGATCTCAAAACTCTATAAACTTTGCTTATGCCTTATTTTTATTATTGAGGGAAAGAGGCGTCAATGGTTCACAAATCAATATCATTGTGCGTAAATGGTATGTTGCTTCTATATTGACAGAAAGATATTCTAGCTCTCCAGAATCCACTTTTGATTTTGATATTAAACGTTTTGCATCCCACGATGACCCAATGGATTATGTGAATTCAGTTGAAGCGGGAGAACTTTCAGAGGCATACTGGGATAACATACTCATCGCGAACCTGGATACTTCAGTAACCAGCAGTCCATATTTCAACCTTTTTATGATGGCACAAATCTACCAAAAAGATGTAGCTTTCCTATCTAAATCTATTACTGTTCAACAATTAATAGAAGAGCGCGGAGACGTCCACCACGTGTTCCCGAAGAAATACCTACAGAAGAATGGTTATAACAACAGAAGGCAATATAACCAGATTGCCAATTATGTCTATACGGAACAGGTTGTCAATCTAGCTATAAAAGATCAATCACCAGGAGTGTATATGGCCAAAATTAAACAACAAGTAGAGGATCATAGGTTGCAAATTGGAGAAATAAGAGACAAAACAGAATTGAAAAAGAATATGGAAGAAAACTGTATACCAGAATCGATTTATGAAATGGAAGATTTAGATTATCCGCAGTTTTTATTTGAAAGACGGCGTATGATGGCAGAAAAAATAAAGCACTATTTCCAGAGTTTGTAG
- a CDS encoding restriction endonuclease, with protein MGRRRTKKQSNLLFIIYISLIALYLVGQFVNWLTSLSPFIWFSIAFGVALLVGISRHISTNRKKKEAALRKLEFERRGSLNQLRQMSPIAFEYYVCEMFKQLNYDAHVTKATGDCGKDILIYKKDFHGIVECKRYVKSKVTRPHIQKFHSAIIDCKADKGYFITTGEFTCTAVSYVLDKPIELIDGQRLVKLIEEVTKEDCQLDHIDMILKIT; from the coding sequence ATGGGCAGACGACGGACTAAAAAACAATCTAACCTTTTGTTTATCATTTATATTTCATTAATAGCTTTATATTTAGTTGGACAATTTGTTAACTGGTTGACTTCATTGTCTCCTTTTATATGGTTTAGTATTGCATTTGGTGTTGCATTGTTAGTTGGAATAAGCCGACATATTTCTACAAACCGGAAGAAAAAAGAAGCTGCTCTCAGAAAACTGGAATTTGAAAGGCGAGGAAGTTTGAATCAATTAAGACAAATGAGTCCAATTGCATTTGAATACTATGTCTGTGAGATGTTTAAGCAACTGAATTATGATGCGCATGTTACTAAAGCTACTGGTGACTGTGGAAAAGATATCTTAATTTATAAAAAAGATTTCCATGGAATTGTTGAATGTAAGCGGTATGTAAAATCCAAAGTTACAAGGCCACATATTCAAAAATTTCATAGCGCTATAATTGATTGCAAAGCCGATAAAGGCTACTTCATTACGACTGGAGAATTTACTTGCACTGCAGTTTCTTATGTTCTAGATAAACCTATTGAATTAATCGATGGACAGCGATTAGTCAAATTAATTGAGGAAGTTACCAAAGAAGACTGTCAGCTTGATCATATTGATATGATTTTGAAAATCACATGA
- a CDS encoding (deoxy)nucleoside triphosphate pyrophosphohydrolase, translating into MKKDIYVVGAVIIKNNKILCAQGGPSQSLPNKWEFPGGKIESGETPQQALQREIKEEMKCNIEVGQQVEHTSYEYDFGVVHLTTFYCSLMGGEPTLTEHITIKWLPPKQLLNFDWAPADIPAVEKIMNDFS; encoded by the coding sequence ATGAAAAAAGACATATACGTGGTCGGAGCCGTCATCATAAAAAATAATAAAATCCTTTGTGCCCAAGGAGGACCCTCTCAGTCTCTCCCAAACAAATGGGAGTTTCCAGGCGGGAAAATTGAAAGTGGAGAAACACCACAGCAAGCATTGCAACGTGAAATAAAGGAAGAAATGAAATGCAATATTGAAGTTGGGCAACAGGTGGAGCATACTAGTTACGAGTATGATTTTGGGGTTGTCCATTTAACTACTTTCTATTGTAGCCTTATGGGTGGAGAGCCAACACTAACTGAACATATTACCATCAAATGGCTTCCACCTAAGCAACTTCTAAATTTCGACTGGGCACCGGCAGACATACCTGCTGTAGAAAAGATAATGAATGATTTTTCATAA